A genomic window from Silene latifolia isolate original U9 population chromosome Y, ASM4854445v1, whole genome shotgun sequence includes:
- the LOC141630149 gene encoding uncharacterized protein LOC141630149 gives MAFYAQWNINLVTSTPGYPKANGQAESNNKVVINCLKKKLKKRKGRWAEELPLLLRADRTTPKTSTGQTPYSLIYGCEAVIPAEIHVPTTRCSLNTIEENQPLMQDSLTLAEELRYAAIIRIASYQQTVARSYNKNINIRVFMEGDLVLRKVIPNTKAKNAGKLALTWEGPYLIDSIVGHGAYSLQTLDGEMIPRSWNISHLKLFHV, from the coding sequence ATGGCCTTTTATGCACAATGGAATATTAATCTGGTTACCTCCACACCAGgttatccaaaagctaacggccaggcCGAATCCAACAACAAAGTGGTGATTAACTGCCTAAAAAAGAAACTAAAGAAacgaaaaggcagatgggctgaagaactccccctACTTCTCCGGGCAGACAGAACTACACCTAAGACATCAACTGGCCAGACACCTTATTCCTTGATCTATGGCTGTGAGGCAGTAATTCCAGCAGAAATCCATGTACCTACTACCAGGTGCAGCCTGAATACTATTGAAGAAAACCAGCCATTGATGCAAGACAGCCTGACCCTGGCCGAAGAGCTAAGATATGCAGCCATAATCAGGATAGCTTCTTACCAACAAACGGTAgccagaagctacaacaaaaaCATAAACATCAGAGTATTCATGGAAGGGGACCTAGTCCTACGAAAAGTCATTCCAAATACAAAGGCCAAGAATGCAGGCAAACTTGCCCTTACATGGGAAGGCCCCTACCTGATCGATTCAATAGTAGGGCACGGAGCCTACAGTCTTCAGAccctggacggagaaatgatccctaGATCCTGGAATATCTCTCACTTAAAACTCTTTCATGTATAA